GCTTCCAAGATGTATTTTACTCACAGACTGCTTCTTCTACATGATTTTTCTTGGGCTGAATAAGCTACAGTCAACAAATAAGATGTTTCTACATTATTCTATTTAAAGAGATTATTATCAAGATAAATTCTTCGACGCTGAATAGTTTTGAGCTATAATTTAAAGCCTTCCCacacatttcataaattttaTGGTTTATCACCAGTACAAATTTTGATGTTGAATAAGTTGTGAGCCATAATCAAAGGTCTTCCCACATTCCCtgtattcatagggtttctcaccagtatgaattctATGATGACTAATGAGTTGAGAACTCTGAGAATAAGCTTTCCCACATAtcttacattcatagggcttctcaccagtatgaattctctgatgtcgGGTAAGGTCCGAACCGGAACGAAAAGCCTtttcacattccttacattcatagggtttctcccctgtatggATTCTCTGATGTTTAATAAGTTGTGAGCTCTGACTAAAAGCAttgccacattccttacattcatagggtttctcccccgtgtgaattctctgatgttgaGTAAAGTTTGAGCCACTactaaaggccttcccacattctttacattcatacGGCTTCTcaccagtgtgaattctctgatgtcgAGTGAAGTTTGAGCCACTactaaaggccttcccacattccttacattcatagggtttctcaccagtgTGAATTCTGTGATGTCGAGTAAGGTCTGAGCCACAAATAAAGGTttttccacattctttacattcaaaGGGTTTCTTGCCAGTATGAATTTTTTGATGATGACTGAGTCTTGAGGGATGTctaaaggccttcccacactccttacattcatagggtttctcaatGGTATGAATTATCTGATGTGTAGTAAGCTGTGAGTCATGTCTAAAGGTTTTCCCAAATTCCTTAGTTGCACAgtatttctctttattattaaTGATTTGCTGTAAGGTAAAGGATGGATGCTGACTGAAAGTGGGCATGCCTTCATGGGTGAATATCAGTTGACTGAACTGTCCCTTCTGAGAGCCATGTTGTTTCTCAAACTGGCCATTACATTCCCAATCATCTCTGAAACTAGAGCACTGAAGGTCATGTGTTGTAAGTCTTTCCATTATCTCCCACTGGGCtgactctatttcattaatttccttcTTCAGAAATAATTTCTTGGTCTCACATCTTGATTCCAGGgctgaaagaaaatatgaaagcaaccattcacatttttcttgtttgggaAAAGTAAAACTTCAATTAAAATGGGAGaattaaactaattttaaaaaaatgggtgAGAAAAGAAGAGTGAGGAGAGATCGCATAGTAAGATGAGGGCAGTAAGTAAGTTGTCGCTTTCCAAACATTGCTATAGATCAGAATTACTTAGGGGAGCTTGCTAAATATACAGATTACCTTAGTCTTATCTCCCTTGTTACAGGATGACTCTAAGCGTAcaaactgatggtgctcagggcaagctgccccaggaagcaccactctggtatgcggattatttcaagctgaagacaataaggatatttgacctcccccactaactgcctaaagaatctgacatggtggctcattcctggaacagatcttccgtCATGATGGCTATACAAATaacgtaaaatagatgttacaatgggaggggcaccaagccccttttatcaaaaaactctctctctccctgaccaaattatcaatagatgaccctgaaaagaattgtccttctgccttctgaagtcccaggccactacccacccccaacacgttccttcgcctttagctgcaatacttacgcaagcagcttagacagagggacgagttgctcatttctgagtttctcccatgtatacatgttattaaacttggtattattttctcctgctaacctgtcttgttgattatttggccagccagaagaaccttaagggaaagggcagagggagattctccctctttccccccgacaatacaaacacacacaaaatctcacaccatatgcacacacacatataagagTACCCCACAGCATGAACTATAAAATAAGCGAAATGAGCATACCTATTTAATAGAgttgttgtcaggattaaatgaatatgTCTAAGCAAAAATTCCCAGCGGCTGGCAATATAACCTGCAGCCCTGAAACactttttgtaagtaaagttttattggaacacagccactcttattcatttatgtattttctataGCTGCTTTTGAGCTACAATGGCAGAAGTGAGTAGTTGCAAAAGAGACCACATTGACTGCAAACCtaatatatttactatctggccctttaagaaaaagtttgccagcccCTGGTTAGATCTGTGTTGTCCATTACAGTAGCCACTAGCATATGTGTCTATTTAaatttaacataattaaaattaaataaaaattcaaattcagtTCCTCAATAGCACTATCCGCATTTCCAGTGTTCAACagtcatatgtggctagtggctaccatactggaaaTCACAAACATAGGATATTACCATCATCGCTGAGAGTTCTATGGGACAGCACTGGTCTAGATTCAGTAGACAGGAGGCCCAGAGTCTCTTTAACATATGATAAGGAAAGAAAGTGTGGCAATCCAGATGGGAGAAAAGCTTAAGAAGTCAAATGTTCAATGACTCTAGCATGAGTGGTAGATAGGGAGGATTCTTCTGTGGCTAGACGTGGTATATGTTTGGGGCTTGATGAAAACACTATTTGCCTTGGAATTCTGTGATGGTGACCTTAGAATAAAAGAGAGGACTTAGTAAGTGCATAAGCATTATATTAGTGATGACCAACTGACAGGAAGGGCATTTGTGGTTCaaagagaaggggagaatatAATGGGAGGCAGTGTATCGCTACTCAAAGATCAGAGGTGCAAGATTCAGTTATATGTGTTTTGAACTCAAACTCAGTTAATTACAAGCTTTATTTTCTTGGGAAAATTAGTTCATCTTTCTGAGCCCCCAATTCTCagtctataaaataggaatggtAACTAACTCCTATGATCATTGTGAGGATTGGGAATAATATATGAAAAGT
This genomic window from Diceros bicornis minor isolate mBicDic1 chromosome 34, mDicBic1.mat.cur, whole genome shotgun sequence contains:
- the LOC131397768 gene encoding zinc finger protein 566 isoform X3 encodes the protein MAEELCCFPKEEPRGGLVLFCKYQSHGSALESRCETKKLFLKKEINEIESAQWEIMERLTTHDLQCSSFRDDWECNGQFEKQHGSQKGQFSQLIFTHEGMPTFSQHPSFTLQQIINNKEKYCATKEFGKTFRHDSQLTTHQIIHTIEKPYECKECGKAFRHPSRLSHHQKIHTGKKPFECKECGKTFICGSDLTRHHRIHTGEKPYECKECGKAFSSGSNFTRHQRIHTGEKPYECKECGKAFSSGSNFTQHQRIHTGEKPYECKECGNAFSQSSQLIKHQRIHTGEKPYECKECEKAFRSGSDLTRHQRIHTGEKPYECKICGKAYSQSSQLISHHRIHTGEKPYEYRECGKTFDYGSQLIQHQNLYW
- the LOC131397768 gene encoding zinc finger protein 566 isoform X2, with the protein product MAQESVMFSDVSIDFSQEEWECLNDDQRDLYRDVMLENYSNLVSMGHSISKPDVISFLEQGKEPWLVDRELTRGQWPALESRCETKKLFLKKEINEIESAQWEIMERLTTHDLQCSSFRDDWECNGQFEKQHGSQKGQFSQLIFTHEGMPTFSQHPSFTLQQIINNKEKYCATKEFGKTFRHDSQLTTHQIIHTIEKPYECKECGKAFRHPSRLSHHQKIHTGKKPFECKECGKTFICGSDLTRHHRIHTGEKPYECKECGKAFSSGSNFTRHQRIHTGEKPYECKECGKAFSSGSNFTQHQRIHTGEKPYECKECGNAFSQSSQLIKHQRIHTGEKPYECKECEKAFRSGSDLTRHQRIHTGEKPYECKICGKAYSQSSQLISHHRIHTGEKPYEYRECGKTFDYGSQLIQHQNLYW
- the LOC131397768 gene encoding zinc finger protein 566 isoform X1, giving the protein MAQESVMFSDVSIDFSQEEWECLNDDQRDLYRDVMLENYSNLVSMAGHSISKPDVISFLEQGKEPWLVDRELTRGQWPALESRCETKKLFLKKEINEIESAQWEIMERLTTHDLQCSSFRDDWECNGQFEKQHGSQKGQFSQLIFTHEGMPTFSQHPSFTLQQIINNKEKYCATKEFGKTFRHDSQLTTHQIIHTIEKPYECKECGKAFRHPSRLSHHQKIHTGKKPFECKECGKTFICGSDLTRHHRIHTGEKPYECKECGKAFSSGSNFTRHQRIHTGEKPYECKECGKAFSSGSNFTQHQRIHTGEKPYECKECGNAFSQSSQLIKHQRIHTGEKPYECKECEKAFRSGSDLTRHQRIHTGEKPYECKICGKAYSQSSQLISHHRIHTGEKPYEYRECGKTFDYGSQLIQHQNLYW